One part of the Humulus lupulus chromosome 9, drHumLupu1.1, whole genome shotgun sequence genome encodes these proteins:
- the LOC133801003 gene encoding uncharacterized protein LOC133801003, whose product MSQPEDSLRGVVFGGNPSAGPRQKRIRGSKSTAGVSTKSPEKEKEKTPSAQVMGAILPAAGAGRMPPPPQRVPPSTQDVGMEIGTLSVAASDVRIPVNPQDLEKIPEAFRGTVYESANYAVSHIYKFTEKELRTIETMSPVDVMDSSMSMTLTGVVALHQSIIRARTQLDDMRTEHQATLQEVKATKDALATSKVELEKTQVDLEKTRLKVQELETSLATSQADLEAAKTEIQAAQAALEAKRTISEQSMQDLFYHCWVYNPEANFSFMPPGLWARLLVKFQAHLDKEAPPSETGEASGAAEQGETATSKGLTDGA is encoded by the exons atgtctcagcccgaagatagcttgcggggcgtggtcttcggggggaacccctcagccgggccaagacagAAAAGGATCCGGGGTTCCAAGAGCACtgctggggtctccaccaaatctccggaaaaggagaaggagaaaaccccgtcaGCCCAGGTCatgggggcgatccttcctgctGCCGGAGCAGGACGAATGCCTCCACCGCCTCAGCGAGTTCCGCCTTCCACCCAGGACGTAGGAATGGAGATCGGGACTCTGTCTGTGGcggcctccgatgtacgcatcccggtcaatccccaggacctggagaagatcccagaggccttccggggaacggtgtacgaatcggcgaactacgccgttagccatatctataagttcaccgagaaggaactccggactattgagacaatgagcccggttgacgttatggactcttcaatgagcatgaccctaacg ggtgtcgtcgcccttcaccaaagcatcatcagggccagaactcagctcgatgacatgaggaccgagcaccaggccacccttcaggaggttaaggcgactaaggatgccttggcgacctcgaaggtagagttggagaagacccaggtcgacttggagaagacccgcctgaaggtccaggagctcgagacctcccttgccacctcgcaggcagacctcgaggcagcgaagactgagatccaggccgcccaggccgccctggaggccaaacggaccatctcggagcagtccatgcaggatctgttctatcactgttgggTCTACAATCCAGAGgctaacttctctttcatgccaccgggtctctgggcgcgcttgctggtgaagttccaagctcacctcgacaaagaggcgccgccttcggagactggggaagcctctggtgcggcggagcagggtgaaacggcgacctccaaagggctgactgacggagcttag